A genomic segment from Candidatus Atribacteria bacterium ADurb.Bin276 encodes:
- the rbsC_32 gene encoding Ribose transport system permease protein RbsC produces the protein MSKKIDKYIPIIVFVLFVSVISILTKGRNINFTNIKHILNQSVALIISGMGVIFVMSQGSLDLTQGSILVLAPLIGIFSENVIPGSFIPVVILVGMLIGLMTGSIFSLLKVPSFVATLCLSFVLRNFAYFLWDYIPGGYVYIPFNLFVLDKSQYKIPILILIVLTMYYIFEFTKVGKYSKAIGSDEKVAEYSGVPVKKMKILAFVLSGMLGGVCSLFGVFRAGTLALVTGHFFEWDVLVAVLLGGTPLTGGANSKLLGVILGSITISVINNGLVLLNVPTLYQQLVKGLILITIISLSFEKEKVMFVK, from the coding sequence GTGTCGAAAAAAATTGATAAATACATACCTATAATAGTGTTTGTTCTTTTTGTCAGTGTGATTTCTATTTTGACAAAAGGCAGAAACATTAATTTTACCAATATAAAACACATATTAAATCAAAGTGTTGCATTGATAATTAGTGGTATGGGTGTAATATTTGTTATGTCTCAAGGGAGTTTGGACCTTACCCAAGGATCTATTTTAGTCTTAGCACCTTTAATTGGAATTTTTAGCGAAAATGTTATTCCTGGTTCATTCATCCCAGTCGTTATTTTGGTTGGGATGTTAATTGGATTAATGACCGGATCAATTTTTTCGCTATTAAAGGTGCCTTCTTTTGTCGCAACACTCTGTTTAAGTTTTGTTTTAAGAAACTTCGCTTATTTTCTATGGGATTATATTCCTGGAGGGTATGTTTACATTCCATTTAACCTTTTTGTGTTGGATAAATCGCAATATAAAATTCCTATTCTTATTCTTATTGTGCTAACCATGTACTATATTTTTGAATTTACAAAAGTTGGAAAATACAGTAAAGCGATTGGTTCTGATGAAAAGGTTGCCGAGTATTCAGGGGTTCCAGTAAAGAAAATGAAGATTTTAGCTTTTGTTTTATCCGGTATGCTTGGGGGTGTATGTTCTTTATTTGGTGTTTTTAGAGCAGGTACCTTAGCTTTGGTAACCGGACATTTTTTTGAATGGGATGTTTTAGTTGCTGTTTTGTTGGGTGGAACTCCTCTCACCGGCGGAGCAAATAGCAAATTATTGGGGGTTATTCTTGGATCAATTACCATTTCAGTAATAAATAATGGTTTAGTTCTATTAAATGTTCCAACCTTATATCAACAATTGGTTAAAGGTTTAATTCTTATTACTATCATATCGTTATCCTTTGAGAAAGAAAAGGTAATGTTTGTTAAGTAG